One Algibacter sp. L3A6 genomic region harbors:
- the gldN gene encoding gliding motility protein GldN codes for MNLKSFLLTVTTVCTVSGMFAQANILNAKSPEEIGVRTDAQKAVDNDKPLEYGYVDDRDILFSKMTWEKVVLDERSNFPLYYPIDTNNISSNRRSLYDVLMKNIKNGKIENIYDDSYFNAKRTLKDIESALSKIDTTGVGIEQLNAGEELSAEYINRRDITAAEIREYHIKGLWYFDKRQAEMKYRLLGIAPVAPDVNFIDDDEPDLVELFWVFFPDAREVLHEAKSFNDKNSSMPFSFDHILNARRFHGYTYKEENVQGDRAVSEYISDNALMQLLESDRIKDKIRDFELDMWTY; via the coding sequence ATGAATTTGAAAAGTTTTTTATTAACTGTAACAACTGTTTGTACCGTATCTGGTATGTTTGCTCAGGCAAATATTTTAAATGCGAAAAGCCCAGAAGAAATTGGTGTTAGAACAGATGCTCAAAAGGCTGTAGATAACGATAAACCTTTAGAATACGGTTATGTTGATGATCGTGATATTCTATTTTCAAAAATGACTTGGGAAAAAGTTGTTTTAGATGAACGTTCTAACTTTCCTTTGTACTATCCTATAGATACTAATAACATTAGTAGTAACAGACGTTCATTATACGATGTTCTAATGAAGAACATTAAAAATGGTAAGATTGAAAACATCTATGACGATTCGTATTTTAATGCGAAAAGAACGTTAAAAGATATTGAATCTGCATTATCTAAAATTGATACAACAGGAGTTGGTATCGAGCAGTTAAATGCTGGAGAAGAACTTTCTGCGGAGTACATCAATAGAAGAGATATAACAGCTGCAGAAATTAGAGAATACCACATTAAAGGACTTTGGTATTTTGATAAACGTCAAGCTGAAATGAAATACCGTTTACTAGGTATTGCACCAGTGGCGCCAGATGTTAACTTTATTGATGACGATGAGCCAGACTTAGTTGAATTATTCTGGGTATTCTTCCCAGATGCTCGTGAGGTTTTACACGAAGCAAAATCGTTTAATGACAAAAATAGTTCTATGCCATTTTCATTCGATCATATATTGAATGCGCGTCGTTTTCATGGTTATACTTATAAAGAAGAAAACGTACAAGGTGATAGAGCCGTATCGGAATACATTTCTGATAATGCTTTAATGCAACTATTAGAATCTGATAGAATTAAAGATAAAATTAGAGATTTTGAATTAGATATGTGGACATATTAA
- a CDS encoding NAD(P)/FAD-dependent oxidoreductase, producing the protein MKVDYIIVGIGLAGISFCEQLKAHSKSFVVFDNASQQSSTVAGGLYNPVVLKRFTSVWKSEEQIDLALNVYENIEKRLNVKLDYKIPVYRKFASLEEQNDWFTASDKPRLTQYLSTKLVKSTNEAINAPFSFGEVLTTGRVDVKTLIETYKTDLLKDGLLIESDFDYDVLESDDAMVSYKHIEAKHIVFAEGFGVTKNPFFSHLPMVPTKGELLTILAPYLNMEVVLKAGVFLIPLGNDLYTVGATYDWHDTTHDVTDKAKKELLDKLEKVINCDFTVVNQVAGIRPTVKDRRPLIGKHSDYGNLYVLNGLGTRGVMIGPYVAKALYEFIELGTLLEPEIDIARFK; encoded by the coding sequence ATGAAAGTAGATTATATTATTGTTGGAATTGGCTTAGCCGGTATTAGTTTTTGTGAGCAATTAAAGGCCCATAGCAAGAGTTTTGTGGTGTTTGATAATGCCTCACAACAATCGTCTACCGTGGCAGGCGGATTGTATAATCCGGTTGTTCTAAAGCGGTTCACATCGGTTTGGAAAAGTGAAGAGCAAATTGATTTAGCTTTAAACGTCTATGAAAACATAGAAAAAAGACTTAACGTGAAATTGGATTATAAAATCCCTGTTTACAGGAAGTTTGCCTCTTTAGAAGAACAGAACGATTGGTTTACGGCATCGGACAAACCGAGATTAACCCAATACCTATCTACTAAATTGGTTAAGAGCACAAATGAAGCTATCAATGCTCCGTTTAGTTTCGGTGAAGTTTTAACCACAGGAAGAGTAGATGTAAAAACTTTAATTGAAACCTATAAAACAGATTTACTTAAAGATGGTCTTTTAATTGAAAGTGATTTTGATTATGATGTTTTAGAAAGTGATGATGCTATGGTAAGCTACAAACACATTGAGGCGAAGCATATTGTGTTTGCTGAAGGTTTTGGAGTGACTAAAAATCCGTTTTTTAGCCATTTACCAATGGTGCCAACCAAAGGTGAGTTGCTTACTATTTTGGCGCCTTACTTAAATATGGAGGTTGTATTGAAGGCTGGTGTGTTTTTAATTCCGTTAGGGAACGATTTATATACCGTAGGCGCTACTTACGATTGGCATGATACTACACACGATGTTACAGATAAGGCTAAAAAAGAGCTTTTAGATAAGTTAGAAAAGGTAATTAATTGCGATTTCACTGTAGTAAATCAAGTGGCGGGAATTAGGCCAACTGTAAAAGATAGACGTCCTTTAATAGGGAAGCATAGTGATTATGGAAACTTATATGTTTTAAACGGTTTGGGAACACGTGGCGTAATGATAGGGCCTTACGTTGCTAAAGCGCTCTATGAGTTTATTGAATTAGGTACGCTTTTAGAGCCTGAAATAGATATTGCTCGTTTTAAGTAA